A single genomic interval of Cellvibrio sp. PSBB023 harbors:
- a CDS encoding ATP-binding protein: MTAKQHIFRVRRNYNQWVANQTLEDYALRFTAKSARRWSAARVATTALGAISFLALEAIGGAITLHYGFDNAVAAILAVSSIIFLTAIPISYYAAKYGVDIDLLTRGAGFGYIGSTITSLIYASFTFIFFALEAAIMAMALDLLFDIPLAWGYLISSVVIIPLVTHGITFISRFQLWTQPLWLTLQLLPFMFIIYADASAVESWTAFAGTPPLDANTAALNGSTASAESLAAATPATGVSILLFGAASAVIFSLIAQIGEQVDFLRFLPEPNAKTRWRWWAALIAGGPGWIVIGAIKILAGSFLAVLALNHGIGMEEAADPTRMYMVAFTYITSSPEVALSVAGIFVILSQLKINVTNAYAGSIAWSNFFSRLTHSHPGRVVWLVFNVAIALLLMELGVYRALEQTLGFYGIVAVAWLGSLVADLVINKPLGLSPKHIEFKRAHLYDINPVGVGSMLIASVMGIVCHAGVLGDIAQALSHFIALGLALICAPLIAIVTRGRYYLARPVTSISDVEQLRYHAHRQATVSCCICEHKFEYEDMTYCPAYAGDICSLCCSLDARCQDYCKPDAGYVHQVGNFLKRFLPDSIGDNINSRLGHFIILVVVINGLSAILLSLIYFQTPIDAPETAALLEATLWKVFFLLVIITGVVSWLFVLAHESRVVAQEESQRQTRLLMEEIEAHERTDRALQTAKEQAEAANLAKSRYLTGISHELRSPLNAVLGYAQLLEKASDIPASRKDALGVIRRSGEHLADLIEGLLDISKIEAGRLDLHQDQVRLSLLLEQLVHMFRLQAEAKGLEFIYECQDRLPELVRTDEKRLRQILINLLSNAVKYTNKGKVVFKLRYRSQVAEFTVTDTGEGIAAENMERIFRPFERVHRPGSTATGTGLGLTITRLLCEIMGGDIAVTSKLGQGSQFKASLMLASITNPQRESITAPVQTIYGYQGAVRRLLLVDDDASHRQLMRAMLSPLGFDIIDMDNPLAVVTRYKDEVAQGTAPDLIMLDVSMPEMSGWQVAEQLRAQDYHGPILMVSADASEGKEHLANTHHAQEPQTDAPQPPLHNAYVIKPVRLPLLLDHIGSLLKLTWCYEKTTSPTAVQSFTPATAHSSEQQIIATDTHHSQTQQLSITDEALQQLKQLAAIGHKKGLLEHIQQLQNSSHHNKDSPWLQQLQQLSTHFQFEKVIELIDDYCAAELTH, from the coding sequence ATGACAGCCAAACAACATATATTTCGTGTGCGCCGCAATTACAACCAGTGGGTCGCCAACCAGACACTGGAGGATTACGCACTGCGCTTTACCGCTAAAAGTGCACGGCGATGGTCTGCTGCGCGCGTGGCAACCACCGCCCTAGGTGCTATCTCCTTTCTCGCCCTGGAGGCCATCGGCGGTGCGATTACCCTGCATTACGGTTTTGATAATGCCGTGGCTGCGATTCTCGCCGTCAGCAGTATTATTTTTCTCACCGCCATTCCCATCAGCTACTACGCCGCCAAATACGGTGTGGATATTGACCTGCTAACGCGCGGCGCCGGTTTTGGTTACATAGGTTCAACCATCACCTCGCTGATTTATGCCTCGTTTACGTTTATTTTTTTCGCGCTGGAAGCGGCCATTATGGCCATGGCTCTGGATTTATTATTTGATATTCCCCTCGCCTGGGGATACCTGATCAGCTCGGTAGTGATTATTCCACTGGTAACACACGGCATTACCTTTATCAGCCGCTTTCAATTATGGACCCAACCCCTGTGGTTAACCCTGCAGCTATTGCCCTTCATGTTTATTATTTATGCCGATGCCAGCGCGGTAGAAAGTTGGACCGCGTTTGCAGGTACTCCTCCGCTTGATGCAAATACAGCGGCTCTTAACGGAAGCACAGCATCTGCAGAATCACTCGCTGCGGCAACACCGGCAACGGGTGTCAGTATTTTATTGTTTGGTGCAGCGTCCGCCGTTATTTTTTCATTGATCGCACAAATTGGTGAGCAAGTCGATTTTTTGCGCTTCCTGCCTGAACCAAATGCCAAAACACGCTGGCGCTGGTGGGCCGCATTAATCGCCGGTGGGCCGGGCTGGATTGTGATTGGCGCAATCAAAATTTTAGCCGGTTCATTTCTGGCGGTACTCGCCTTGAATCACGGCATCGGCATGGAAGAAGCTGCCGACCCTACACGCATGTACATGGTGGCCTTTACCTATATCACCAGCTCACCAGAAGTAGCCCTGTCGGTCGCCGGAATTTTTGTGATTTTAAGTCAGCTAAAAATTAATGTGACCAACGCTTACGCGGGCTCCATCGCCTGGTCAAATTTTTTCTCGCGCTTAACCCATAGTCACCCGGGCCGCGTAGTCTGGTTAGTCTTTAATGTGGCCATCGCGCTGTTATTAATGGAACTGGGCGTATATCGCGCACTGGAACAAACCCTGGGTTTTTACGGTATTGTCGCCGTCGCCTGGTTGGGTTCACTGGTGGCCGATCTGGTGATTAACAAACCCCTCGGCCTCAGCCCCAAGCACATCGAATTTAAACGCGCACACCTGTACGACATCAACCCGGTGGGTGTTGGCTCCATGTTAATCGCTTCGGTCATGGGCATTGTGTGTCATGCCGGCGTATTGGGCGATATTGCGCAAGCACTGTCCCATTTTATTGCACTCGGCCTCGCGTTAATTTGTGCCCCACTGATTGCTATTGTGACACGTGGGCGCTATTACCTTGCACGTCCCGTCACCAGCATTAGCGATGTTGAACAACTGCGTTACCACGCCCATCGCCAGGCTACAGTGTCCTGCTGCATTTGCGAGCACAAATTTGAATATGAAGATATGACTTATTGCCCGGCTTACGCCGGAGACATCTGCTCACTCTGCTGCTCGCTGGATGCTCGCTGCCAGGATTACTGCAAACCCGATGCAGGCTATGTGCATCAAGTCGGTAATTTTTTAAAGCGATTTTTACCTGACTCCATTGGCGACAATATCAACTCCCGTTTGGGGCATTTTATTATTTTAGTAGTAGTGATTAATGGGCTCTCGGCCATTTTATTATCGCTCATTTATTTTCAAACCCCCATAGATGCACCGGAAACAGCGGCACTACTGGAAGCCACCTTGTGGAAAGTCTTTTTCCTGTTGGTGATTATTACCGGTGTCGTGAGCTGGTTATTTGTATTAGCCCATGAAAGTCGCGTAGTAGCGCAAGAAGAATCACAGCGGCAAACCCGCTTGTTGATGGAAGAAATTGAAGCGCATGAACGTACCGACCGCGCACTGCAAACGGCCAAGGAACAAGCAGAAGCCGCTAACCTTGCCAAAAGTCGCTACCTCACAGGTATCAGTCATGAACTGCGTTCGCCGCTGAACGCGGTACTGGGTTATGCCCAACTGTTGGAAAAAGCCAGCGATATTCCCGCTTCGCGCAAAGATGCGTTGGGCGTTATTCGTCGCAGCGGTGAACACCTTGCCGATTTAATTGAAGGCTTGCTGGATATTTCCAAAATTGAAGCAGGCCGCTTGGATTTGCATCAGGATCAAGTGCGTTTATCACTCTTACTTGAGCAGTTAGTGCATATGTTCCGCTTGCAAGCGGAAGCCAAAGGGCTGGAATTTATTTATGAATGTCAGGATCGCCTGCCAGAATTGGTGCGCACCGATGAAAAACGCCTGCGGCAAATTTTAATTAATTTGTTATCCAACGCGGTGAAATACACCAATAAAGGTAAAGTCGTTTTTAAATTGCGCTACCGCAGCCAGGTAGCCGAATTTACTGTCACCGATACCGGCGAAGGTATTGCCGCAGAAAATATGGAGCGTATTTTTCGCCCCTTTGAGCGCGTACATCGCCCGGGTTCTACCGCAACGGGAACCGGCTTGGGCCTAACGATCACCCGCCTGCTCTGTGAAATTATGGGCGGTGATATTGCCGTCACCAGCAAACTTGGGCAAGGCAGTCAATTTAAAGCCAGTTTAATGTTAGCCAGTATTACCAACCCGCAACGTGAATCCATTACCGCACCGGTGCAAACCATTTACGGTTACCAAGGTGCTGTGCGTCGCCTGTTATTGGTCGATGATGATGCGAGTCATCGCCAATTAATGCGCGCCATGCTCAGCCCGCTCGGGTTTGACATTATCGACATGGACAATCCCCTGGCAGTCGTAACGCGCTATAAGGATGAAGTAGCACAAGGCACAGCGCCGGATTTAATTATGCTGGATGTATCCATGCCGGAAATGAGCGGTTGGCAAGTCGCGGAACAATTGCGCGCGCAGGATTATCATGGCCCCATACTCATGGTCTCCGCCGATGCCAGCGAAGGCAAAGAGCATTTAGCCAATACTCACCATGCGCAAGAGCCGCAAACCGATGCACCACAACCACCTTTGCACAACGCCTATGTGATAAAACCTGTGCGCTTACCGCTGCTGTTGGATCATATTGGCAGTCTGTTAAAACTCACCTGGTGCTATGAAAAAACAACATCACCCACAGCGGTTCAATCATTTACGCCTGCGACTGCACACAGTAGCGAGCAACAGATTATTGCCACTGACACGCATCACTCACAAACCCAACAATTATCGATTACGGATGAAGCGCTACAACAGTTAAAACAGCTGGCCGCTATAGGCCACAAAAAAGGCTTGTTAGAACATATCCAACAATTACAAAACAGCAGTCACCATAATAAAGATTCACCATGGCTACAGCAGTTACAACAACTCAGTACCCACTTCCAGTTTGAGAAAGTCATTGAACTGATTGACGATTACTGCGCAGCCGAACTCACTCACTAA